The proteins below are encoded in one region of Struthio camelus isolate bStrCam1 chromosome 11, bStrCam1.hap1, whole genome shotgun sequence:
- the BMP15 gene encoding bone morphogenetic protein 15, which yields MGSLGPLAGLLFLAALLSRQLAARRAPPALGPLPAGPSLPLLQALQERAPGSRGWRARPAGGQPLRYMLNLYRRAADRDGRPRHHRGLAANTVRLVRASSRGGQPWAGRWYVQPLTYRLEGQPEAERLLRAVVVYPQSPALARGRLLCALELAAAAGEASLSPAAAPRRGWAEADVTPYLAPGNGSAAAASALRLRHVCVRPGRASAGSGRNDSAVPGEPFLLLYLNDTRAGLQPRAGGPVRRRRAREAGNLAQDLPGYLREQAGDKNDCSLRSFHVSFAQLGWDHWIIAPHRYNPRYCKGACPRLLRYGYHAPNHAVVQNFVHQLVDASVPRPSCVPYRYSPISVLMIEHNGGILYKEYENMIAESCTCR from the exons ATGGGCTCGCTCGGCCCCCTCGCCGGCCTGCTCTTCCTCGCCGCGCTGCTCTCCCGGCAGCTGGCtgcgcgccgggcgccgccggccctcggccccctgcccgccgggccctccctgcccctcctgcAAGCCCTGCAGGAGCGGGCGCCGGGCAGCCGGGGCTGgcgagcccggccggccggcgggcagcCCCTGCGGTACATGCTGAACCTGTACCGGCGCGCCGCCGACCGCGACGGGCGGCCCCGCCACCACCGCGGCCTGGCCGCCAACACCGTCCGCCTGGTGCGGGCCAGCTCCCGCGGGGGCCAGCCCTGGGCAG GCCGCTGGTACGTGCAGCCCCTCACCTACCGCCTGGAGGGCCAGCCGGAGGCCGAGCGCCTGCTGCGGGCCGTGGTGGTGTACCCGCAGAGCCCGGCGCTGGCCCGCGGCCGCCTCCTCTGCGCCctggagctggcggcggcggccggcgaggcgtcgctcagccccgcggccgccccgcgccggggctgggccgAAGCGGACGTCACGCCGTACCTGGCGCCCGGGaacggcagcgcggcggcggcctcggcgctCCGCTTGCGGCACGTTTGCGTCCGGCCCGGCCgggcgagcgccggcagcggccgcAACGACAGCGCCGTCCCCGGcgagcccttcctcctcctctacctCAACGATACGCGGGCCGGGCTCCAGCCCCGGGCGGGGGGCCCCGTACGGAGGCGCCGGGCCCGCGAAGCCGGCAACCTGGCCCAGGACCTCCCCGGCTACCTGCGGGAGCAGGCGGGCGACAAGAACGACTGCTCCCTGCGCTCTTTCCACGTCAGCTTCGCCCAGCTGGGCTGGGACCACTGGATCATCGCCCCGCACCGCTACAACCCGCGCTACTGCAAGGGCGCCTGCCCCCGCCTGCTCCGCTACGGCTACCACGCGCCCAACCACGCCGTGGTGCAGAACTTCGTCCACCAGCTGGTGGACGCCAGCGTGCCCCGGCCCTCCTGCGTGCCCTACCGCTACAGCCCCATCAGCGTCCTCATGATCGAGCACAACGGCGGCATCCTCTACAAGGAGTACGAGAACATGATCGCAGAGTCCTGCACGTGCCGGTAA